The following coding sequences lie in one Musa acuminata AAA Group cultivar baxijiao chromosome BXJ3-1, Cavendish_Baxijiao_AAA, whole genome shotgun sequence genomic window:
- the LOC135629306 gene encoding 3-ketoacyl-CoA synthase 12-like, with translation MEILQLFSMVLLLCSFSSLLWVVFGRWRYRNCYLLEYVCFKASDDRKISTELSGDIVERNKRLGFPEYKFLLKVIVNSGIGEDTYGPRNIVEGREECPTHDDGLSEMDDFMNTTLDELFRKTGFSPEDIDVLVVNVSMFSPAPSLASRIVRRYKMREDVKVFNLSGMGCSASLIAVDLVNSIFKTRGRTLAVVVASESIGPNWYCGSDKSMMLGNCLFRSGGCSMLLSNDPSLQHRAKMRLKCLVRTHIGANNDAHNCAAQKEDDGGLVGFYLGRDLPKAAVRAFSENLQRLLPKVLPVRELILYAARAARQRLRRSKADAAAAAARVNFKAGVDHFCLHPGGSAVIEGVGRNLGLSNYDLEPARMTLHRWGNTSASSLWYVLAYMEAKKRLKKRDRLLMVTFGAGFKCNSCMWEVSRDLQDEGVWEDCIHRYPPETLVNPYMEKYGWVNSNE, from the coding sequence ATGGAGATCCTGCAACTGTTCTCCATGGTCCTCCTGCTCTGCTCTTTCTCGTCTCTTTTATGGGTCGTCTTCGGCCGGTGGAGATACCGCAACTGCTACCTCCTTGAATACGTGTGCTTCAAGGCGTCGGACGACCGCAAGATCTCGACCGAGCTCAGCGGCGACATTGTCGAGAGGAACAAGAGGCTGGGGTTCCCCGAGTACAAGTTCCTCCTCAAGGTCATCGTCAACTCCGGCATCGGCGAGGACACCTACGGCCCCAGGAACATCGTGGAAGGCCGCGAGGAGTGCCCGACCCACGACGACGGCTTGTCGGAGATGGACGACTTCATGAACACCACCCTCGACGAGCTCTTCCGCAAGACCGGCTTCTCCCCTGAGGACATCGACGTGCTGGTGGTCAACGTGTCCATGTTCTCCCCGGCGCCCTCCCTGGCGTCCAGGATCGTCCGCAGGTACAAGATGCGGGAGGACGTCAAGGTGTTCAACCTGTCGGGGATGGGGTGCAGCGCCAGCCTCATCGCCGTCGACCTCGTCAACAGCATCTTCAAGACGCGGGGGAGGACGCTCGCCGTCGTCGTGGCGTCCGAGTCCATCGGCCCCAACTGGTACTGCGGCAGCGACAAGTCCATGATGCTCGGGAACTGCCTCTTCCGTTCCGGCGGCTGCTCCATGCTGCTCTCTAACGACCCGTCTCTGCAGCACCGGGCCAAGATGAGGTTGAAGTGCCTGGTCCGAACGCACATCGGAGCGAACAACGACGCCCACAACTGCGCGGCCCAGAAGGAGGACGACGGCGGCCTCGTCGGCTTCTACCTCGGCAGGGACCTCCCCAAGGCGGCAGTGCGCGCCTTCTCGGAGAACCTCCAGCGGCTGCTGCCGAAGGTGCTGCCCGTGAGGGAGCTGATCCTCTACGCCGCCCGGGCCGCGCGGCAGAGGCTGCGGCGTTCCAAGGCGgacgcagcagcggcggcggccagGGTGAACTTCAAAGCTGGCGTCGACCACTTCTGCCTCCACCCGGGGGGGTCGGCGGTGATCGAAGGGGTAGGAAGGAACCTGGGGCTGTCCAACTACGACCTGGAGCCAGCGAGGATGACGCTGCACCGGTGGGGGAACACGTCGGCCAGCAGCCTGTGGTACGTGCTGGCCTACATGGAGGCCAAGAAGAGGCTGAAGAAGAGGGACCGGCTACTGATGGTCACCTTCGGCGCAGGGTTCAAGTGCAACAGTTGCATGTGGGAGGTGAGCAGGGACTTGCAAGACGAGGGCGTTTGGGAGGACTGCATTCATCGCTACCCACCAGAAACCCTAGTCAACCCGTACATGGAAAAGTATGGGTGGGTCAATAGTAATGAGTAA